The Gracilimonas sediminicola sequence TGAATGAATTTAAGTCAGTAGAACAAATTCGAAATGTGGTTGTTGCCCGAAATCAGGACAATACCATTTACCTGAAAGATGTAGCCGATGTAACCCAGGCATATAAAGAACGTGAGGCCATCACCCGCCTGAATGGTGCTGAAGCGGTGGAAATTGCCATATACAAAGAAGGGGATGCCAATACTGTAGCCGTGGCTGAGGCCGTCAACGCCCGAATGGGGAGTATCCGTGATGCCCTTCCTTCCAACATGAAATTGGAGAAAGTGTATGATCAGTCTGTATTTATAGCCTCTGCAGTTAATGAAGTGAAGAATGCCGGAATCATTGGTGGTATCCTGGCAGTACTTGTGCTGTATTTATTCCTCCGGAATTTCTGGACCACCGTCATTATTTCTGTTTCCATTCCGGTTTCCATTATTGCCACATTCAACCTGATGTACGGCAACGATATATCACTAAACATCATGTCTTTGGGCGGAATTGCTCTTGGTATCGGGATGCTGGTGGATAACTCCATCGTGGTGCTGGAAAACATTGCCCGGCACCGGGAAATGGGGAAAGGAATTGTGGAATCGGCCCGTGAAGGTGCCGGAGAAGTTGGAATGGCCGTAATCGCCTCCACCCTCACCACCATCGCTGTATTCTTTCCGCTGGTATTTGTTCAGGGAATTGCGGGACAGCTCTTCCGTGATCAGGCACTGACGGTGACCTTCTCCTTATTGGCTTCGCTGATTGTAGCTATCACACTGATTCCGATGCTTTCTTCAATTGGAGGAAAGAAAACCGAAACTCAGCCACTGAATTTAAAAGAGCCTAAAACCAAGGCCGGGCGTGGACTACGATCCGTACGTATGTTTTTGTTTTACACCATCCCTACTGCTTTAACAAAAGGAATTAAATTCATTTTCCGCTGGATTAGCAAAATTACAAAAGCTCTGTTTTCACCTTTTGTATGGGTGTTTGATCAATCCTATCAGGCAACGGAAAAAGTGTATGCCGGCTTACTACGCTGGTCTCTGAATCATAAATTTGTTGTGCTCTCGGTTGCTTTGTTGTCTTTTGTGGGGTCACTCGCATTGGTTCCCCAAATCGGCATTGAGCTCATACCTCAGCTATCGCAGGGTGAGTTTGCCGTGGAATTCAAGTTACCTCCCGGAACTCCAATTGAAGAAACCGATAAAGCCCTGCGCTCGGTTCAGAACAAATCCAGGAACCTGGATAATGTAAGAACCACCTTTGCTGTTGCTGGAACCGGAAACCAAATGGATGCCAATCCCGAACAAGGCGGCGAAAACTGGGGTGAGCTCAGCGTAACGCTTGCATCCGGTTCTTCCACTATGGATGAAGAAGCAGCGATGGATCAGATGCGATCTTCCCTTCAGCAAATTCCGGGCTTGCAGTACAAATTCTCCCGCCCCTCCCTGTTCTCTTTCAAAACACCCATTGAGATTGAAATTTCAGGTTTTGACCTGGACAAACTCAAACTAGCCGGTGATGCCGTGGCCCGTAAGCTTTCTTCAAACGACCGGTTTGCTGATGTAAAAAGCACCATGGAAACCGGAAGTCCTGAAATACAGATTTTATTTGATCGCGACCGGGCCGCTGCCCTTGGTTTACAGGTGCATGAAGTAGCTGACCGCATTGTAAGTAACGTTCGTGGAGATGTGGCTACCCGCTATTCCTGGAGAGATCGTAAAATTGATGTGCTGGTTCGAGCCCGTGAGGCCGATCGTGCATCCATCGATGAAATTCAGCGCCTGATTGTAAACCCGGACAGCGAACGTCCTATTCCTCTCAGCGCGATAGCTGAAGTGCAGATTGCCAACGGACCGGGTGAAATCCGCCGTGTGGCTCAGCAACGTGTAGCTATTGTTTCGGCTAACCTGAAT is a genomic window containing:
- a CDS encoding efflux RND transporter permease subunit — protein: MKIIDLSIRRKVTIAMFTVGILLFGMVSLSRLNVNLLPELSYPTLTIRTEFEGAAPVEVENLITKPVEEAVGVVKGVQQVRSISRAGQSDVVLEFAWGTDMNIANLDVMAKLDAVQLPLDADKPVTLRFDPTLDPIMRYALYYNEGGTDNPSGDDVNVDYAGYQDLESPDAISRLKGLRVLADEQLKKNLESALGVASVKISGGLEEEIQVNIDQQRLAYLNIPIESVTQILSAENVNLSGGRLEEGTQQYLVRTLNEFKSVEQIRNVVVARNQDNTIYLKDVADVTQAYKEREAITRLNGAEAVEIAIYKEGDANTVAVAEAVNARMGSIRDALPSNMKLEKVYDQSVFIASAVNEVKNAGIIGGILAVLVLYLFLRNFWTTVIISVSIPVSIIATFNLMYGNDISLNIMSLGGIALGIGMLVDNSIVVLENIARHREMGKGIVESAREGAGEVGMAVIASTLTTIAVFFPLVFVQGIAGQLFRDQALTVTFSLLASLIVAITLIPMLSSIGGKKTETQPLNLKEPKTKAGRGLRSVRMFLFYTIPTALTKGIKFIFRWISKITKALFSPFVWVFDQSYQATEKVYAGLLRWSLNHKFVVLSVALLSFVGSLALVPQIGIELIPQLSQGEFAVEFKLPPGTPIEETDKALRSVQNKSRNLDNVRTTFAVAGTGNQMDANPEQGGENWGELSVTLASGSSTMDEEAAMDQMRSSLQQIPGLQYKFSRPSLFSFKTPIEIEISGFDLDKLKLAGDAVARKLSSNDRFADVKSTMETGSPEIQILFDRDRAAALGLQVHEVADRIVSNVRGDVATRYSWRDRKIDVLVRAREADRASIDEIQRLIVNPDSERPIPLSAIAEVQIANGPGEIRRVAQQRVAIVSANLNYGDLGEAAEEVEQALAETTLPAGILAQIGGQNEEMADSFQSLIFALSLAIFLVYLVMASQFESLLHPFIILFTIPLALVGAILGLYITGTTISVVVFIGLILLAGIVVNNAIVLIDLINQMRMKGVEKLEAIKEGGKSRLRPILMTTMTTTLGLLPLAIGFGDGAELRAPMGITVIGGLLFSTLLTLVVIPVMYDILDRKSYTPQPETETA